In Tachysurus vachellii isolate PV-2020 chromosome 10, HZAU_Pvac_v1, whole genome shotgun sequence, the following proteins share a genomic window:
- the nhsl1a gene encoding NHS-like protein 1 isoform X2 has protein sequence MVLIGITLKSVIKYFRKKAVSSLDEESKWSVHYTAPWHQQENVFLPGSRPPCVEELHCQAKVNLKTVLRECDKLRKDGFRSSRYYSQGPTFSSPLLSDRDGQLDQDETEKNKKSSETSAEEEKLVYSFRPQTPQLDNISDINNHNSWSNCLPLPTPEEKMKQQAQSVTTDIVPINITGENFDRQASFRRTIINTDTIIRRSKRVKRRKTITGVTDNIKRELANNEKTGSRSQSIYTTGQYSTLGGVGSINPSLVHLVTRDSGCQIDDVKILPPSMRRIRSQRGHGIATQMANITLSSSGSISNMSDCNGDIYTCQLNGSDQSFHSLPRHGARICVQKLETICSSSPYLAVSGSTSSLPYQVTMQHASPDSQHKSDFRINTSISSKSDEFHGFQNECHTATSNYMVSKHNSSTSSLNSGIVLQNARNLSSVHSSQSFDTEETPLHSLSSCPSDHPFSSSGTSCSASSSCCQSPASLHIATETESLCSTLDGKNCSPHGVCEESDMLESSIHSCSILTTDHWIFKPAPMDQRASSCPSTITNVCNSLELSHNKTDASSMRLTPDCKSYSHGCINKAGNTRHNLYECRAHHSHDDHTSLHRNHSLSRSVSLRKAKKPPLPPKRTDSLQRKPQQKPTSKKILLNEQLISSLNESLKNQSVAYSGQIPLSGLEDRWGLGHRSQGSVSVASSGMSAPCTMCPTTPTHSDSSSQHSEYTESWDFHMDFPNSSSEHMPSTQIMKPVLTKENSRDLDSNVIPLTACIKTGLNFQMSALPDKVQLVTSPSSGYSSQSISPTAGTPVTSLLRVKSPEGRPKPKVPERKSSLRSSVFSYSKPLSSNTSDSVKSIPAPPPLPKTLPGLVTIQSSFTSPMPSLVKSNLSSITPVPSTLAISPTFKEKQSSPTVSSTIPEECNTSISFSSDPSPFTSEVSNPLMLTKNEKNPLPLPSPPPLPPSSSVHTQPLTPSSPGTGLQAVPFLQVENSAMTLDTKENVKNLNSSQSYDPESHERPVITSQALQRVQLRPIKLMKLENIFTDIITTVCDPENREPDKEANTSTDKPVETEIVKNVIKSDSVSPLQNGIDTTDFPLKELKPTLLVSNPASVLLEANSNTHPSGNILGLSLDSGHLFTSAYSDFLQSIDTSCTSNDTLKDQRSATSPKKSNLSLIMPTILHQPDLNGLEHLEVTASAMTVAPKSINSKSLTENQDELPLQLEFEVESDSHSSTPVSPRRHSISSEVSSDSLTDSQLSGLTLNDQDIGLCDIDLGLSDKDLVLSDDKGITDDSLSNSSGSVIFKEEESYEENDAAFDSGTDSSSPTFSSTGENIEEMTTPTRPRTTDDLFAAIHRSKRKVLGRCDSEEERFRGFITSPPPTPTSPSPSMTWMTRQTSSIQRRMRRSTTSNDSFKALLLKKGSRSDPGFRMSAKEMLKCTDPRLQRSNVDGPSPFSDQCTSPDRSSRSYEEWARTEGALPRLSPSLTHSKYGRASTPPCAASSRYNSRSRIPSGPMTVICEREGELTESIDCCNVPFPVSLSSSGTVCAQGST, from the exons CTGTGTCCAGTTTAGATGAGGAAAGCAAGTGGTCAGTGCATTACACAGCACCCTGGCATCAGCAGGAGAATGTATTCCTGCCAGGAAGCAGACCTCCCTGTGTGGAAGAGCTGCACTGCCAAGCTAAGGTCAACCTGAAGACTGTCCTCAGAG AATGTGACAAGCTGAGGAAAGATGGCTTTCGTAGTTCCCGGTATTACTCTCAAGGCCCAACATTCTCTTCACCCCTTCTTTCTGATAGAGATGGGCAACTAGACCAAGATGAAACGGAGAAGAATAAAAAG tcatCAGAGACATCAGCTGAAGAAGAAAAGCTGGTGTACTCCTTCAGGCCACAGACCCCTCAGCTGGATAACATCAGTGATATAAACAACCATAACAGTTGGAGTAATTGTCTGCCCTTACCAACGCCAGAGGAGAAGATGAAGCAGCAAGCGCAGTCTGTGACCACTGACATCGTCCCCATCAACATTACAG GAGAGAACTTTGACCGACAGGCGAGTTTTCGTCGTACCATAATTAACACTGACACTATAATACGGAGGTCAAAAAGGGTGAAACGAAGGAAAACAATAACTGGTGTTACAGACAACATCAAAAGAGAATTAG CAAACAATGAAAAAACTGGCAGCAGAAGCCAGTCCATATACACAACAGGCCAATACTCCACCCTGGGTGGTGTAGGGAGTATTAACCCTTCCCTCGTGCATTTAGTCACGCGTGACTCCGGCTGCCAGATAGATGATGTAAAGATTCTACCCCCCTCAATGCGCAGAATCCGTTCACAGAGAGGCCATGGCATTGCTACTCAAATGGCAAACAtcactctctcatcttctgGTAGCATCTCCAACATGAGTGACTGCAATGGCGATATTTATACTTGTCAACTTAATGGCAGTGACCAAAGCTTTCACAGTCTGCCTCGTCATGGTGCTCGAATTTGTGTTCAAAAGCTTGAAACAATTTGTAGCAGTTCTCCGTACTTGGCGGTGTCTGGATCCACAAGCTCCTTACCCTATCAGGTTACCATGCAACATGCTAGCCCAGACTCACAGCACAAGTCTGATTTCAGAATAAATACCTCAATTAGTTCCAAGTCTGATGAATTTCATGGTTTCCAGAATGAATGTCATACTGCAACTTCAAACTACATGGTTTCCAAACACAATAGTAGCACATCCTCCTTGAATTCTGGTATTGTTTTGCAAAATGCCAGAAACCTTAGTTCTGTCCACTCATCACAAAGCTTTGACACAGAAGAGACCCCACTACATTCTTTGTCATCTTGTCCCTCAGACCACCCTTTCAGTAGTAGTGGTACCTCGTGCTCTGCTAGCTCCTCCTGCTGTCAGTCTCCGGCCTCTCTCCACATTGCTACAGAAACTGAGTCCCTATGTAGTACCCTTGATGGAAAGAACTGCAGTCCCCATGGTGTCTGTGAAGAATCTGACATGTTGGAGAGCAGCATTCATAGCTGCAGCATATTGACCACTGACCACTGGATATTTAAACCTGCTCCAATGGATCAACGGGCCTCAAGCTGTCCCTCTACTATCACTAATGTTTGTAATAGCCTGGAACTTTCACACAACAAGACAGATGCCAGCTCTATGCGTTTGACACCAGATTGCAAATCATACAGTCATGGTTGCATCAACAAAGCAGGTAATACAAGACACAATTTGTATGAGTGTAGAGCACACCACAGTCATGATGACCATACAAGCCTGCACCGTAATCATTCTCTAAGCCGCAGCGTTTCCCTGCGGAAAGCCAAAAAGCCCCCACTCCCTCCAAAAAGGACCGACTCACTGCAACGCAAACCACAGCAAAAACCAACCAGCAAAAAGATACTCCTAAATGAGCAACTGATCTCCAGTCTCAATGAATCCCTGAAAAATCAAAGTGTCGCATACTCCGGCCAGATACCCTTAAGTGGATTAGAAGACCGTTGGGGACTGGGTCACAGAAGCCAAGGCTCTGTTAGTGTAGCAAGCAGTGGAATGTCAGCACCATGTACCATGTGCCCAACCACACCTACACACAGTGACAGCAGCAGTCAACACTCAGAATACACTGAGTCATGGGACTTTCACATGGACTTTCCCAACTCAAGCTCTGAACATATGCCATCCACTCAAATTATGAAACCTGTACTTACTAAAGAGAATTCAAGAGATTTGGACAGTAATGTAATTCCATTAACTGCCTGCATCAAGACTGGGCTGAATTTCCAGATGTCTGCATTACCAGACAAAGTCCAACTTGTGACATCACCATCTAGTGGTTATTCAAGTCAATCCATTTCCCCAACCGCAGGAACACCAGTAACGTCACTTCTAAGAGTCAAATCTCCAGAAGGAAGGCCCAAGCCCAAAGTCCCAGAGAGGAAGTCCTCACTGCGGTCCTCTGTTTTCTCTTACTCTAAACCTCTGTCCTCAAACACATCAGATTCTGTTAAGAGCATTCCAGCACCTCCACCTTTACCTAAAACTTTGCCTGGTTTAGTCACCATTCAGTCTAGTTTTACTAGCCCTATGCCCAGTTTAGTTAAGTCCAATTTATCCTCAATCACACCAGTACCATCTACTCTGGCTATAAGCCCTACTTTTAAGGAAAAGCAAAGTTCTCCCACAGTGTCATCCACAATACCAGAGGAATGTAATACATCCATAAGCTTCTCTTCTGACCCTTCTCCTTTCACATCAGAAGTCTCAAATCCCCTGATGCTgactaaaaatgaaaaaaacccTCTACCACTCCCATCACCTCCTCCACTTCCTCCTTCATCAAGTGTCCACACTCAGCCTCTTACCCCTTCTTCCCCTGGTACAGGTCTTCAAGCTGTACCTTTTTTACAAGTAGAAAATTCTGCTATGACTTTGGATACAAAGGAGAATGTAAAAAATCTCAATTCTAGTCAATCTTACGATCCTGAAAGTCATGAGAGACCAGTAATTACTTCCCAAGCTCTTCAGAGGGTACAACTCAGACCAATAAAGCTAATGAAACTGGAAAATATTTTCACAGATATTATTACAACAGTGTGTGATCCAGAAAACCGAGAACCTGACAAGGAGGCCAATACTAGTACAGACAAACCTGTAGAAACAGAAATTGTCAAAAATGTTATCAAATCTGACTCAGTCAGTCCACTACAGAATGGTATTGATACAACAGATTTTCCATTAAAGGAGCTCAAACCTACTTTGCTGGTCTCTAATCCAGCTTCTGTTTTACTTGAAGCAAACAGCAATACCCATCCTAGTGGGAACATTCTGGGGCTTTCACTTGATTCTGGACATCTATTTACTTCTGCCTACTCTGATTTTCTACAGTCCATAGATACTTCATGTACGTCTAATGATACACTCAAGGATCAGAGGTCTGCGACATCACCTAAAAAGTCTAATCTTTCTCTGATTATGCCAACCATTTTGCATCAACCTGATTTGAATGGTCTTGAGCATCTTGAAGTTACTGCTTCAGCAATGACTGTAGCCCCAAAGAGCATAAACAGTAAGTCTCTGACAGAAAATCAGGATGAGCTTCCACTACAACTAGAGTTCGAAGTAGAGAGTGATTCTCACAGTTCTACTCCTGTAAGTCCAAGAAGACACTCAATCAGCAGTGAAGTCTCTTCAGACAGTCTGACTGACTCTCAACTCAGTGGCCTGACTCTCAATGACCAAGACATTGGATTGTGTGATATAGATCTTGGACTGAGTGATAAAGACCTTGTGCTAAGTGATGATAAAGGCATTACAGATGATAGCTTAAGTAACAGCTCAGGATCTGTCATcttcaaagaagaagaaagttaTGAAGAAAATG ATGCTGCGTTTGATTCTGGAACAGATAGCTCCTCTCCAACGTTCAGCAGTACAGGAGAAAATATTGAGGAAATGACGACACCTACACGTCCACGCACTACCGATGACCTATTTGCAGCCATCCACAG ATCAAAGAGGAAGGTTCTAGGGCGCTGCGATTCTGAGGAAGAACGTTTCCGTGGTTTTATTACCTCACCACCCCCAACACCCACAAGTCCCAGTCCCAGCATGACTTGGATGACCCGTCAGACTAGCAGCATCCAGCGTAGGATGCGCCGTTCAACCACCAGCAATGACAGCTTCAAAGCACTGCTTCTGAAGAAGGGCAGCCGCTCCGATCCTGGTTTCCGAATGTCTGCTAAGGAGATGTTGAAATGCACCGATCCTCGGCTACAGAGATCCAATGTAGATGGCCCATCTCCCTTTTCAGATCAGTGCACCTCCCCAGATAGAAGCAGCAGATCATATGAGGAATGGGCACGCACAGAGGGTGCTTTGCCTCGCCTTTCCCcctcactaacacactccaaATATGGCCGCGCCAGTACTCCACCATGTGCTGCTAGCAGCCGGTATAACTCCCGCAGTCGCATCCCTAGTGGGCCCATGACTGTGATATGTGAACGGGAAGGGGAACTGACTGAGTCGATAGACTGCTGCAATGTTCCTTTCCCTGTGTCACTGTCCTCCAGTGGCACAGTGTGTGCTCAAGGCAGCACTTAG